GTAAATGAAACAGCAGATATTATGGACGCCAAAATACTGGTGTCAGGGGGACGAGGCATAGGCTGTCCGGAAAACTTCCACCTTCTGGAAGAGTTTGCAAGGGCAGTAGGCGGAGAGGTAAGCTGCTCAAGGGCGGTTGTGGACGCAGGATGGAAGCCAAAGGACTTACAGGTGGGCCAGACCGGAAAGACCGTTCGTCCCAATGTGTATTTTGCCGTTGGAATTTCCGGGGCAATCCAGCATGTGGCAGGTATGGAAGAGTCTGATTTGATCATTGCCATCAATAAGGATGAAAGCGCACCCATTTTTGAGGTCGCAGATTACGGTATTACCGGAGACTGGAAGAAAATTGTGCCGGAACTGATCAGGCAGCTTCAGGCAGTGAGAGCCGGAATGTAAGAATCTCATCTTAAGCCGGATTGGTATTGAAATAGCAGATATGGTATGTTATAATAATTATATATCGTCCAGAGAGAAAGAGAGCGCACAGGACAACTTAACAGTTGTCTTTTAGTGCGCTTTTTTTGTGGGAAGATTAAGGGAACTTATTTGATGCCATTATTTTACAGGAGGGGTTGGGGAATATGTATCAAACAATCATCATTGAAGATGACCCTATCGTTGCTTCTATTAACCGTCATTATGTAGAGCTAAACAAAGACATGGAAGTATGCGGTTGTTTTTCCAATGGGCGGGATGCTCTTAATTATTTAGAGGAGCATTCCGTAGATTTGGCCATTACGGCACTGTATATGCCGAAAATGGATGGTATGGAGCTTTTACGGGAAATCCGGAGACAGGAGAAGGATCTGGATTTCATAGTAGTAAGTTCCGCCAATGATGTAAAGCATGTGAAGAAGTTTCTTTCGCTTGGAATTATCGATTATTTGATAAAGCCATTTGAATATAACAGGTTTAATCATGCTTTGGAGAAATTCACGAAAAGTCAGGAGTTGCTGAAACCGCGCAATTTCTCCCAGTCCCAGTTAGATAAACTGTTTCATGTTTCTTCTCTGCCACAGGCAGAAGAAAACAGTAAGGGAATCCAGGAAGCTACTTTGTATAACATATTGGATTATATGAAGATAAACCAGTTAAATCCAATGACAAGCGAGAAAATCGCCAAAGAGGTCCAGTTATCTAGTGTAACGGTCAGAAGGTACATGAACTATCTGCTGGAAAAACAAAGGGTTATCAGTGACATTGATTATAATACAGGAGGAAGGCCCGGTGTTGTTTACCGTTACATAGAACAAGAGGATCGCCTGGCAGAGTGAGAAAAGTGCCGGAAACACTATGGAAGTGTTCCGGCCTTTTTTCTTTCTGGTCACTTTTGCAGGTATGTAAAGAAAAAATTATACCCAGGGAATTGCGCTGTAGAGAAGTACTGCAGCAAGGCCGCCGATCACGGGGCCGAATAACACGATGGGAGCATATTTCCAGTTAGAACTGCCTTTATCCTTGATGGGAAGAACTGCGTGAGCAAGGCGGGGGCCTAAGTCTCTGGCAGGGTTGATCGCGTATCCTGTTAAGCCTCCAAGGGACATACCGATGGAAACGATGATTCCAAACACAAGAATGTTATTAACTCCTGCAGGAACAGCTCCTGCCTGTCCGATGCCTTTAATAGCAAATACCAGAACGAATGTCCCGACAATTTCGCTTAAAAGGTTGCGGCCGGTGTTTGGAATCGCAGGTGAAGTACAGAAAACGCCTCTTTTTGTGGCCTGGCATTCCGTTGCGTCAAGCTGATCCTTAAACAATAAGTAAACCAGGACGGCGCCGGTAAATGCTCCTGCAAATTGTGCGATCACATATCCCGGGACAAGGTCCCATGGAAGGCTTCCGTCTGCTGCCATGGCTATGGTAACAGCCGGATTAAAATGGGCTCCGGAAGCTGCGCCGAAGATGAAAGCAGGAATCATAACCGCGAACCCCCATGCAAAGGAGACTTGAATGGAACCTCCACCCTTCATACCTGACTTATCCAGGTTAACATTGGCGACCACGCCATCTCCAAGCAAAATCAAAATCATAGTTCCTAAAAATTCTGCTAAATACACTAACATACTTTTTCCTCCCTGAATCTATTATTTAATTTTCAATCTTCTTTTGCCCAATCAAAGGAATATTTCACAGCCCTGTTCCAGCCGCTGATCCTCTTAGTTCTTTCTTCCCCGCTGATAGCAGGTTCAAAGGTCCTGTCAATGGCCCAGTTCTTTATAACCTCTTCCTTGTTTGCCCAATATCCCACTGCCAGGCCTGCCAGATAAGCGGCGCCCATAGCAGTAGTCTCTACACATTGCGGACGGTTTACGGGGGCGTTTATGATATCTGCCTGTGTCTGCATGAGGTAATTGTTGGCACTGGCTCCTCCGTCAACCTTTAAGGCGGCCAGTTCGATTCCGGAATCAGACCTCATTGCCTGCAGTACATCATTTACCTGATAGGCCAGAGAATCCAGGGTGGCACGGATGATATGACATTTATTCACGCCCCGGGTAATTCCAACTACAGTGCCTCTTGCGTACTGATCCCAGTGGGGAGCTCCCAGTCCTGTAAATGCAGGAACTACGTAACAGCCGTTGGTATCCTTTACCTTGCGGGCCATATATTCGGAATCCTGAGCGGAATCAATGAATTTCATTTCATCCCGAAGCCACTGAACGGCGGCTCCTGCTACGAAGATGGAGCCCTCCAGGGCATAATTCACTTTTCCATCTAATCCCCAGGCAATGGTAGTTACCAGACCGTTGCTGGAAAATACAGGTTTTTCTCCGGTATTCATCAGTAAGAAGCAGCCGGTTCCATATGTATTTTTAGCTTCACCGGCGGTAAAGCAGGTCTGCCCGAAAAGTGCTGCCTGCTGGTCACCTGCCGCGCCGCTGACCGGAATAGGACCGCCAAAGTACTGAGGGTCAGATTCTCCATATATGCAGCTTGAAGGCTTTGCCTCGGGAAGCAGGGACTTTGGAATGTTAAGTTCTGAAAGAATGTCATCGTCCCACTCTAAGGTATTGATATTAAACATCATGGTCCGGGAAGCGTTAGAGTAATCGGTTACGTGAACCCGTCCCTTTGTCAGCTTCCAAATCAGCCATGTTTCTACGGTTCCGAATAAGAGTTCCCCTCTTTCGGCTCTTTCTCTTGCGCCTTCTACATTGTCCAGGATCCATTTTAACTTGGTTCCGGAAAAATAAGCGTCAATGACCAGTCCGGTTTTAGAGCGGAAGGTGTCGACCAATCCTTTTTCCTTTAGGGAATCACAGTATTCAGAAGTTCTGCGGCATTGCCATACGATTGCGTGATAGACGGGATCGCCTGTTGCCTTATCCCATACTATAGTAGTTTCTCTCTGGTTGGTGATTCCGATGGCAGAAATGTCTTCTGCAGACGCACCGATTTTGGACATGGCTTCCACTGCAACCCCCAATTGCGTGGACCAGATCTCATTTGCATCGTGCTCAACCCAGCCTGGTTTTGGAAAATACTGGGTAAATTCCTTTTGAGCAACGCTGCAGATTTCCCCTTTTTCATTGAACAGAATACACCGATTACTTGTAGTGCCCGCATCCAATGCCATTACATACTTTGCCATAAAAAAATTCTCCTTTGCTTTGTTATTTTTTATCATTATAGAAGAGTCCCATGGAAAAAAGAAGAATTGGAAAGTAAAGAATGAATTATGTAAGTAAGAAATACAAATCCGTTTATTTTACTTACATAATATATTTATTACTTGCTTATGATTTCACTCATTTCTGATTTATGATAAATTATTATCAATGTAAGAGGTTGGGAGGTTTTAGACAATGGTTTACAGTTATTATCCGGGCTGTACATTGAAGGCAAAGGCGAAGAAACTGGACCGCTATGCAAGGGAATGTGCCCATATATTAGAAATTGAGCTGGAAGAGATAGAGAACTGGCAATGCTGCGGAGGCGTCTATCCCGGGATGGCGGACGAACTGGCTACACGCCTTTCTCCTGTGCGTGCATTAAGGGAGGCAGGGGAGAAAAAGCAGGATCTGGTGACTGTATGCTCAGCATGTCACCACGTGTTAAAAAGGGTCAATGAGGATATGAAGACTTCCGGAGAAATAAGACAGAAGATCAATGCTTATCTGGAGCCTGAAAATGGTTATGAAGGTGAGACAAAGGTCATTCACTACTTGGAACTGCTTCGGGACCGTATCGGCTTTGACCGGATCAAAGAAAAAGTAAAACATCCTCTTAATGGAAAGAAGATAGCACCTTATTATGGCTGCCTGCTTCTAAGGCCTTTCCAGGTAATGAATTTTGATGATCCGGAAAATCCATCCATTATGGAAGAGTTTCTCCTTGCAATCGGCGCCCAGCCGGTTCACTACGCTTTAAAAAACGAGTGCTGCGGCGGATATGTGACTGTGGAAGATGAGAAATTTGCTTCTGAAAAAAGTTCCTCTATTATGGAAGCTGCTATGGACCAGGGTGCAAAAGGCATGATTACGGCCTGTCCGTTATGTAAATACAATCTGGAAAATGGCGGGCTGAAAGAGGACATTCCGGTTTACTATTTTACGGAACTTCTGGCGGAGGCTTTGGGAGTGAAAGAACAGGAGGAAGGAACGTGAGGGAAGAAATTTTAAGGATCAGCGGTGTGAACCCCTCAAAATGCATGAAATGCGGAAAATGTACAGCTACCTGCCCTGCATTTGAAAAGATGGAATATCACCCTCATCAATTTGTGGATATGGTTAAGAACAATCAGATATCCCCTCTTTTGGAATCGGAATCCCTGTATTGCTGTATGACCTGTCTGGCCTGTGAGGAACGGTGTCCCAGAGGGGTGAAGCCCCAGAAACTCATAGAAGCCGTCCAGGTTATAAAGCTGAGGGCATCGGGGGCCAACCGGCTGAAACCCCAGGATGTAGCGGAACGGCTGGATCCATCGCTTCCCCAGCAGGCCCTTATGGCGGCATTCAGAAAATACAGCAGGTGACAAAAGAAAGGAAGGGAAAATTTTGCAGAAAATAGGAGTTTTTGTCTGTTGGTGCGGAAGCAACATTGCGGCTACTGTGGATGTAAGTCAGGTCGCAGCTGCTGCCAAGGAAGAACCAGGCGTTGTTTTTGCATCTGATTATGCATATATGTGCTCGGAAGCCGGCCAGCTTATGATTCAAAACGCGATCAGGGAAAAGGGGCTGACCGGAATCGTAATATGCTCCTGCTCCCCGCGCATGCATGAGGCCACGTTCCGCAAAGCAGCACAGGCTGCGGGACTGAATCCCTACATGGTGGAAATTGCCAATATCAGGGAGCAGTGCTCCTGGATCCATAAAAATAAAGAAGAAGGAACGAAAAAAGCAATTCTCTTAGCAAAGGCCGCAATCGCCAAGGTCCATTTGAACGAACCGCTGACAGCGGGAGAAACTCCTGTGACAAAGCGGGCCCTGGTAATCGGAGGGGGAATTGCAGGGATCCAGACTGCCCTTGATATTGCTGATGCAGGATTTGAGGTTGACATTGTAGAGAAATCACCTACCATAGGCGGAAAAATGGCTCAGCTTGATAAGACCTTTCCCACTTTGGACTGTTCGGCCTGTATCCTTACCCCTAAGATGGTGGATGCAGCAGCCCATGAGAAGATCCGTTTGTTTACTTATAGTGAAGTAGAGAAGGTAAAAGGCTTTGTGGGGAATTTTACCGTAGACATCCGGAAAAAAGCCAGAAGCATACTGGAAGAGAAGTGTACGGGATGCGGAGTATGTACGACAAAATGTCCTTCCAGGAAAACGGGAAACGAATTTAACGAAGGGCTGGATAACCGGACAGCCATTTATATTCCCTTTGCCCAGGCAATTCCCAACATTCCGACCATTGACAGGGAAGCCTGTATCCATTTTAAGACCGGAAAATGCGGCCTGTGCCAGAAGACCTGCGGCGTGGGTGCCATTGACTTTGACCAGCAGGATGAGATCATCACCAGGAACTACGGTGCCATTGTGGCTGCCACAGGGTTTCAGACCATATCCCTGGAAAGGTTTGATGAATTCCAGTATTCCAAAAGTCCTGATGTCATCACTTCCTTAGAACTGGAGCGGCTGATGAATGCCGCCGGCCCAACTAAGGGAGAACTGGTAAAGCCTTCAAACCGGGAACACCCGAAAGATATGGTATTTATCCAGTGCGTCGGCTCCCGGGGAGAGTCCTGCAGGGAAAAGAGCTACTGCTCTAAGATCTGCTGCATGTACACGGCCAAACACGCCATGATGATCCGTGACAAATATCCGGACATCAATGTCCATGTATTTTACATTGACGTACGCACACCGGGAAAGAATTTCGACGAATTTTACCGCAGGGCAGTGGAAGATTACGGCGTTGATTACCGGAAGGGAATGGTAGGAAAGGTAATGGAGCAAAAGGACGGCAGGCTGTTGGTTCAGGCCTCCGACTTACTGAATGGACAACAGCTTTTGCTGCAAACCGATATGGTGGTACTGGCAACAGCCATAGAGCCTGATAAATCAGCCAGAAATCTTGCTACCATGCTCACTGCCAGCATGGACACCAACGACTTTTTTACGGAGGCCCATCCCAAACTGAGGCCTGTGGAAAGTCCCACTGCCGGAGTATTCTTATCAGGAACCTGTCAGGGGCCAAAGGACATTCCGGAGACTGTGGCTCAGGCAGGAGCGGCAGCAGCCAAGGTCATCGGACTTTTATGCAGGGATAAGCTTCTTAATAACCCTCAAGTGGCCCAGGCAAAGGAACGTTTGTGCAGCGGGTGCTCTAATTGTTCCAAAGTCTGTCCATACGGAGCCATTGATTACGAAGAGAGAGAAGTTTTGGATCATGGAGTCAGGGAAACGCGGAGGCTTGCTATGGTAAACGAGGCGGTGTGCCAGGGCTGCGGAGCCTGTACGGTGGCTTGTCCATCGGGAGCCATGGATTTAAAAGGATTTACCGTAAAACAGATTATGGCGGAGGTAGATGCGATATGCAGATAGAAGATAACAGCAACAAGGAGTTTAAGCCTCTCATCCTGGCGTTTTGCTGCAACTGGTGCAGCTATGCAGGGGCCGATCTGGCGGGGTCAAGCCGCTCTTCCTATCCGGCAGAAGTAAAGATTATCCGGGTTCCCTGTTCCTGCAGGGTGAATCCCTTATTCCTGTTAAGGGCCTTTGAACGGGGGG
The nucleotide sequence above comes from Lacrimispora sp. BS-2. Encoded proteins:
- a CDS encoding CoB--CoM heterodisulfide reductase iron-sulfur subunit B family protein, which gives rise to MVYSYYPGCTLKAKAKKLDRYARECAHILEIELEEIENWQCCGGVYPGMADELATRLSPVRALREAGEKKQDLVTVCSACHHVLKRVNEDMKTSGEIRQKINAYLEPENGYEGETKVIHYLELLRDRIGFDRIKEKVKHPLNGKKIAPYYGCLLLRPFQVMNFDDPENPSIMEEFLLAIGAQPVHYALKNECCGGYVTVEDEKFASEKSSSIMEAAMDQGAKGMITACPLCKYNLENGGLKEDIPVYYFTELLAEALGVKEQEEGT
- a CDS encoding MIP/aquaporin family protein; translation: MLVYLAEFLGTMILILLGDGVVANVNLDKSGMKGGGSIQVSFAWGFAVMIPAFIFGAASGAHFNPAVTIAMAADGSLPWDLVPGYVIAQFAGAFTGAVLVYLLFKDQLDATECQATKRGVFCTSPAIPNTGRNLLSEIVGTFVLVFAIKGIGQAGAVPAGVNNILVFGIIVSIGMSLGGLTGYAINPARDLGPRLAHAVLPIKDKGSSNWKYAPIVLFGPVIGGLAAVLLYSAIPWV
- a CDS encoding CoB--CoM heterodisulfide reductase iron-sulfur subunit A family protein; the encoded protein is MQKIGVFVCWCGSNIAATVDVSQVAAAAKEEPGVVFASDYAYMCSEAGQLMIQNAIREKGLTGIVICSCSPRMHEATFRKAAQAAGLNPYMVEIANIREQCSWIHKNKEEGTKKAILLAKAAIAKVHLNEPLTAGETPVTKRALVIGGGIAGIQTALDIADAGFEVDIVEKSPTIGGKMAQLDKTFPTLDCSACILTPKMVDAAAHEKIRLFTYSEVEKVKGFVGNFTVDIRKKARSILEEKCTGCGVCTTKCPSRKTGNEFNEGLDNRTAIYIPFAQAIPNIPTIDREACIHFKTGKCGLCQKTCGVGAIDFDQQDEIITRNYGAIVAATGFQTISLERFDEFQYSKSPDVITSLELERLMNAAGPTKGELVKPSNREHPKDMVFIQCVGSRGESCREKSYCSKICCMYTAKHAMMIRDKYPDINVHVFYIDVRTPGKNFDEFYRRAVEDYGVDYRKGMVGKVMEQKDGRLLVQASDLLNGQQLLLQTDMVVLATAIEPDKSARNLATMLTASMDTNDFFTEAHPKLRPVESPTAGVFLSGTCQGPKDIPETVAQAGAAAAKVIGLLCRDKLLNNPQVAQAKERLCSGCSNCSKVCPYGAIDYEEREVLDHGVRETRRLAMVNEAVCQGCGACTVACPSGAMDLKGFTVKQIMAEVDAICR
- the glpK gene encoding glycerol kinase GlpK, which codes for MAKYVMALDAGTTSNRCILFNEKGEICSVAQKEFTQYFPKPGWVEHDANEIWSTQLGVAVEAMSKIGASAEDISAIGITNQRETTIVWDKATGDPVYHAIVWQCRRTSEYCDSLKEKGLVDTFRSKTGLVIDAYFSGTKLKWILDNVEGARERAERGELLFGTVETWLIWKLTKGRVHVTDYSNASRTMMFNINTLEWDDDILSELNIPKSLLPEAKPSSCIYGESDPQYFGGPIPVSGAAGDQQAALFGQTCFTAGEAKNTYGTGCFLLMNTGEKPVFSSNGLVTTIAWGLDGKVNYALEGSIFVAGAAVQWLRDEMKFIDSAQDSEYMARKVKDTNGCYVVPAFTGLGAPHWDQYARGTVVGITRGVNKCHIIRATLDSLAYQVNDVLQAMRSDSGIELAALKVDGGASANNYLMQTQADIINAPVNRPQCVETTAMGAAYLAGLAVGYWANKEEVIKNWAIDRTFEPAISGEERTKRISGWNRAVKYSFDWAKED
- a CDS encoding 4Fe-4S dicluster domain-containing protein, with the protein product MREEILRISGVNPSKCMKCGKCTATCPAFEKMEYHPHQFVDMVKNNQISPLLESESLYCCMTCLACEERCPRGVKPQKLIEAVQVIKLRASGANRLKPQDVAERLDPSLPQQALMAAFRKYSR
- a CDS encoding response regulator, yielding MYQTIIIEDDPIVASINRHYVELNKDMEVCGCFSNGRDALNYLEEHSVDLAITALYMPKMDGMELLREIRRQEKDLDFIVVSSANDVKHVKKFLSLGIIDYLIKPFEYNRFNHALEKFTKSQELLKPRNFSQSQLDKLFHVSSLPQAEENSKGIQEATLYNILDYMKINQLNPMTSEKIAKEVQLSSVTVRRYMNYLLEKQRVISDIDYNTGGRPGVVYRYIEQEDRLAE